A DNA window from Malus domestica chromosome 12, GDT2T_hap1 contains the following coding sequences:
- the LOC103450265 gene encoding tropinone reductase homolog At2g29360-like, whose product MAGFDSQRWSLKGMTALVTGGTKGIGYAIVEELAGLGATVHTCARNEAQILERLQEWESKGFKVTGSVCDLTSKAQRENLIKTVSSIFHGKLNILVNSAATCTLRGTTDYTLEDFSSMMETNVESPYHLSQLAHPLLKASGNASIVFVASIAGVVALPKLSAYAATKSAIIQISKNLACEWAKDGIRTNSVAPWAVNTGVKVESDGHSDDFRRLIGRTPIRRLAQPNEISSLVTFLCLPAASYINGQVISVDGGFTVSGF is encoded by the exons ATGGCAGGTTTCGACAGCCAAAGATGGTCTCTAAAGGGTATGACTGCCCTCGTCACCGGTGGAACTAAAGGCATCGG gtaTGCCATAGTGGAAGAGCTAGCAGGACTTGGAGCAACCGTGCATACCTGTGCCCGTAACGAAGCGCAGATTCTTGAGAGGCTTCAAGAATGGGAAAGTAAGGGATTCAAAGTGACTGGCTCGGTTTGTGACTTGACCTCTAAAGCACAAAGAGAGAACCTCATAAAAACTGTCTCCTCTATTTTTCATGGCAAACTGAACATCCTC GTAAATAGTGCTGCAACTTGCACACTGAGAGGAACTACAGATTACACTTTGGAAGATTTCTCAAGTATGATGGAAACCAATGTTGAATCTCCCTACCACCTTTCTCAACTTGCACACCCTCTCTTGAAAGCCTCTGGAAATGCAAGCATTGTCTTTGTGGCATCTATTGCCGGTGTGGTAGCTCTTCCAAAACTCTCTGCCTATGCAGCAACAAAAA GTGCGATTATCCAAATTTCAAAGAACTTGGCATGCGAATGGGCAAAGGACGGCATTCGTACTAATTCTGTGGCACCATGGGCTGTCAATACCGGAGTTAAAGTTGAATCT GACGGCCATTCTGATGATTTCAGACGCCTGATAGGTAGAACCCCCATCCGTCGCCTGGCACAGCCTAATGAAATCTCATCTCTAGTCACTTTCCTCTGCCTTCCTGCTGCTTCTTACATCAATGGACAAGTTATTAGCGTTGACGGTGGATTTACCGTTAGCGGTTTCTAG